From the genome of Phyllostomus discolor isolate MPI-MPIP mPhyDis1 chromosome 12, mPhyDis1.pri.v3, whole genome shotgun sequence, one region includes:
- the CACNG8 gene encoding voltage-dependent calcium channel gamma-8 subunit translates to MTIAISTDYWLYTRAFICNTTNLTAGDEGPPHRGGGSSEKKDPGGLTHSGLWRICCLEGLKRGVCVKINHFPEDTDYDHDSAEYLLRVVRASSIFPILSAILLLLGGVCVAASRVYKSKRNIILGAGILFVAAGLSNIIGVIVYISANAGEPGPKRDEEKKNHYSYGWSFYFGGLSFILAEVIGVLAVNIYIERSREAHCQSRSDLLKAGGGAGGSGGSGPSAILRLPSYRFRYRRRSRSSSRSSEPSPSRDASPGGAGGPGFASTDISMYTLSRDPSKGSVAAGLAGAGGGGAFGGAAGGAGGSGGGAGAERDRGGAPGFLTLHNAFPKEAGGGVTVTVTGPPAAPAPAPPAPAAPAPGTLAKEAAASNTNTLNRKTTPV, encoded by the exons ATGACCATTGCCATCAGCACCGACTACTGGCTGTACACGCGCGCCTTCATCTGCAACACCACCAACCTCACAGCCGGCGACGAGGGGCCCCCCCACCGCGGGGGCGGCTCCTCCGAAAAGAAGGACCCAGGGGGCCTCACCCACTCTGGCCTCTGGCGGATCTGCTGCCTGGAAG GGCTGAAAAGAGGCGTCTGCGTGAAGATCAACCATTTCCCGGAGGACACCGACTACGACCATGACAGTGCGGAGTATCTGCTCC GAGTCGTCCGGGCCTCCAGCATCTTCCCCATCCTCAGCGCCATCCTGCTGCTGCTTGGGGGCGTGTGCGTGGCGGCCTCTCGGGTCTACAAGTCCAAGAGGAACATCATTCTGGGCGCAGGAATCCTGTTTGTGGCAGCAg GCCTGAGCAACATCATCGGCGTCATCGTGTACATCTCGGCCAACGCGGGCGAGCCGGGCCCGAAGCGGGACGAGGAGAAGAAGAACCACTACTCGTACGGCTGGTCCTTCTACTTCGGCGGGCTGTCCTTCATCCTGGCCGAGGTGATCGGCGTGCTGGCCGTCAACATCTACATCGAGCGCAGCCGCGAGGCGCACTGCCAGTCTCGCTCGGACCTGCTCAAGGCCGGCGGGGGCGCGGGCGGCAGTGGCGGGAGCGGCCCCTCGGCCATCCTCCGTCTGCCCAGTTACCGCTTCCGCTACCGCCGCCGCTCCCGCTCTAGCTCCCGTTCCAGCGAGCCGTCGCCGTCGCGGGACGCGTCTCCCGGCGGCGCCGGGGGCCCGGGCTTCGCCTCCACGGACATCTCCATGTACACGCTCAGCCGCGACCCATCCAAGGGCAGCGTGGCCGCGGGGCTGGCGGGGGCCGGCGGCGGAGGGGCTTTCGGCGGCGCGGCTGGGGGTGcgggcggcagcggcggcggggcGGGTGCCGAGCGGGACCGCGGGGGGGCGCCCGGCTTCCTCACTCTGCATAACGCCTTCCCCAAGGAGGCCGGTGGCGGCGTCACGGTCACGGTCACCGGGCCGCCCGCTgcccccgcgcccgccccgcccgcgcCCGCCGCGCCCGCTCCCGGGACCCTGGCCAAGGAGGCCGCCGCCTCCAACACCAACACGCTCAACAGGAAAACCACGCCGGTGTAG